Proteins encoded within one genomic window of Platichthys flesus chromosome 17, fPlaFle2.1, whole genome shotgun sequence:
- the LOC133972347 gene encoding apoptosis regulator BAX-like has protein sequence MACESTSVSDERIGEALIRGVIEEELKHRPSEEVPSPTLPAVELKNEQEHKCVDQLSTLVRKIGDKIKDDVEIQDAIDGLARGFKWDRFKEMANKVFEQGITWERIAVLFYVAGRLAIRMVEAHLPQSVMEILEWTVDFFKRDLLGWILGRGGWICSFSELAVASMQTASSMSSHRGGLIIPFFAGIALGFFLSWRLTR, from the coding sequence aTGGCGTGCGAAAGTACCAGCGTGTCTGATGAGAGGATAGGAGAGGCCCTGATCAGGGGGGTCattgaggaggagctgaaacaCAGACCCTCAGAGGAAGTCCCGTCCCCCACCCTCCCTGCTGTGGAACTAAAGAATGAGCAGGAGCACAAGTGTGTGGACCAGCTGAGCACATTGGTCCGCAAAATTGGTGACAAAATAAAGGACGACGTGGAGATCCAAGATGCAATAGATGGGCTTGCTCGAGGCTTCAAGTGGGACAGATTTAAGGAAATGGCAAACAAGGTGTTTGAGCAGGGGATCACCTGGGAGAGGATTGCTGTTCTCTTCTATGTTGCCGGCAGGTTGGCAATCAGAATGGTGGAGGCTCATCTGCCTCAGTCAGTGATGGAGATCCTGGAGTGGACCGTGGACTTTTTCAAACGTGATCTCTTGGGCTGGATTCTGGGACGAGGAGGATGGATCTGCAGTTTCTCTGAACTGGCGGTGGCGTCCATGCAGACCGCGTCATCCATGAGCTCTCACAGAGGAGGCCTTATCATCCCCTTCTTCGCCGGCATAGCTCTCGGATTCTTCCTCAGCTGGAGACTGACCAGATGA
- the tmem106bb gene encoding transmembrane protein 106B: MGKSISHLTKQTSDDEDRLSSPEDDQTEDGKDGDVSQFPYVEFTGRDSVTCPTCQGTGRIPRGQENQLVALIPYSDQRLRPRRTKLYVSASVVVCLLLSSLAVFFLFPRSIDVSYVGVKSVFVSYDQDKRSVYLNITNTLNITNNNYYSVEVANITAQVQFAKTVIGKTRIKNIIAISPLDKKQTDYMVPTIIADEMSYMFDYCTLQTIRVHNIVVMMQVTVTTTYFGHVEQVSQEMYQYVDCGGNTTSVRGMPQPFNIPHPAE; encoded by the exons ATGGGGAAGTCAATTTCCCACCTCACCAAGCAGACAAGCGATGACGAGGACCGGCTCTCCTCTCCTGAGGACGATCAAACTGAGGATGGCAAGGACGGAGACGTCTCCCAGTTTCCTTACGTGGAGTTCACAGGAAGGGACAGTGTGACATGTCCCACATGTCAGGGAACAGGGAGGATACCCAGAG GACAAGAAAATCAATTGGTGGCATTGATTCCATACAGTGACCAAAGGCTACGGCCCAGGAGGAC GAAGTTGTATGTCTCAGCGTCAGTGGTGGTCTGCCTGTTACTGTCCAGTCTGGCcgtgttcttcctcttccctcgtTCCATCGACGTCTCCTATGTTGGGGTGAAGTCTGTTTTTGTCAGCTACGACCAAGACAAGCGCAGCGTCTATCTCAACATCACA AACACTCTCAACATTACAAACAACAACTACTACTCAGTGGAGGTGGCCAACATCACAGCCCAGGTGCAGTTTGCAAAGACAGTAATCGGTAAAACCCGCATCAAAAACATCATTGCCATCAGCCCTCTGGACAAGAAACAG aCTGATTATATGGTTCCCACCATCATCGCAGATGAGATGAGCTACATGTT tGACTACTGCACCCTGCAAACCATCAGGGTTCACAACATTGTCGTCATGATGCA AGTCACTGTCACAACAACGTACTTTGGCCATGTGGAGCAGGTGTCTCAGGAGATGTACCAGTATGTGGACTGTGGAGGGAACACAACCTCTGTCAGAGGGATGCCCCAGCCCTTTAACATCCCACACCCTGCTGAGTAA